Genomic DNA from Lactuca sativa cultivar Salinas chromosome 8, Lsat_Salinas_v11, whole genome shotgun sequence:
CTCTACGGCCCATCGGGAACCGGAAAATCAAGCTTTATCGCCGGAATGGCGAAGTTTATGTGTTATGACGTGTACGACGTGGATATGTCGAAGATCACCGGCGATTCGGATCTGAAACTGCTATTGTTACAGACGACAAGCAAGTCTATGATTGTGGTAGAGGATTTGGACCGGTATCTGGTGGAGAAATCAACGGCTGTGAGTTTATCTGGAATTTTAAATTTCATGGATGGGATCATCTCATGTTGTGGTGAAGAGCGCGTAATGGTTTTCACGGTCAGCAGTAAAGATCAGATCGATCCAACGGTTCTAAGGCCTGGGAGAATAGACGTTCACATACACTTCCCCTTATGTGATTTCTCTTCATTCAAAAATCTTGCCAATAGTCATTTGGGGATTAAAGAACACAAGCTTTTCCCACAAGTTGAGGAAATTTTCCAAACCGGGGCGAGCTTGAGCCCGGCTGAGATCGGTGAGATCATGATATCGAACCGGGGGTCACCCACAAGAGCTCTTAAAACGGTTATCAATGCTTTACAAACAAACAATGATAGCAGATTAAGTGGGAAATTCAGACTATCTCATAAATTAAGTCAAAACGGTTCAGTTACCGGGTCAGCCGGGGCTCAACGAAATTTGAGCCATAGCGGTTCTATTGATGGGTTAGTTGATATGTCTTCAAGATTGGTGGCCACCGGTTCAACAAGAACCGTTGACGAGTCGAGCGAAACCGGTATATTTTGTATGGAAAATGGTCATACAGGAAAGGAACTTAAAAAATTATATGGATTATTGAAAAGTAGGAGTCGTCGAAAAGAATCGGTGGATTTAGATGGAGGAGGAAAATTGTAGGCATGAAATCATGCTGAAGATATTTTGTTGTACAAATTATATTTTTTCTATTACAAAAGTTTGTTTTATTGTTTGTGTTAGCTTAAAAATGTAATATTTTGGGATATTTATATGGGTTAGATTGAAAGGAAAACTACTTCAGCTTTCGTTTTCTTTTTATTAATTAGTCGGAATCAGAATAATGTTACTAAAAGATATTCACGAATTTGACAAATAGGCACCAATAAATATTAAATACCCCCGACAATTTATGGGGTATTTACTTGACTTCTTGAGTTGACCTTGTATATGATGCTGTATCTTAAATTTGATCCGTTCATAATTTTTGGCATATTTAAACTCGCTTGGTATTATTTTTAGTAATCTTTTTTTggtataaattataataaataaaatcatataaaactaAAATACAAAATGTAAAAGGATCTAAGATAATAGAAATAGTTTATTAACTTATTGTATTTTGTTATTATGTTTGGTtggtttaaaaatataaaatgagtCAGTTATTTATGTTTCTATAATGACATTAAA
This window encodes:
- the LOC111876032 gene encoding AAA-ATPase At2g46620 is translated as MFLILLLAVVVGFLLVPRILSRTSIGHFLQNRWRFLEECFHAHQFYKIPKFNQYMQENQLHHKVLLYLNSLPSAGDSDFVNLFSGNNKANEITLVINADQVFPDSFLGSRVYWKIEKDCFVLKIRRKEKRRILSTYLQHIHKVADEIEQKSNEVRLYINAENEPEKNGRWKSIPFTHPATIDTGMIDSEFKNKVKSDLELFLKSKQYYHRLGRVWKRSYLLYGPSGTGKSSFIAGMAKFMCYDVYDVDMSKITGDSDLKLLLLQTTSKSMIVVEDLDRYLVEKSTAVSLSGILNFMDGIISCCGEERVMVFTVSSKDQIDPTVLRPGRIDVHIHFPLCDFSSFKNLANSHLGIKEHKLFPQVEEIFQTGASLSPAEIGEIMISNRGSPTRALKTVINALQTNNDSRLSGKFRLSHKLSQNGSVTGSAGAQRNLSHSGSIDGLVDMSSRLVATGSTRTVDESSETGIFCMENGHTGKELKKLYGLLKSRSRRKESVDLDGGGKL